The Musa acuminata AAA Group cultivar baxijiao chromosome BXJ2-5, Cavendish_Baxijiao_AAA, whole genome shotgun sequence genomic interval tcagtccACAGCTTACCTgctcttaatctaaccctaatttatatttaggggggtgtggtggctataaaaagaggtagaaaaaggtagcaacgagtgacgtgatccttgtattctaattattctcttgtgattattgttagggttttggataaaagattgagatttatatattcattattattatagaggATTATATCTAGTTTGTTCCATGATTTTTACTTTTCATATTAAAGGGGTTTTCtacgttctatttgattgtgatttcatttaattttacTGTGTGTTATGATCtgctaatatttgttcatatatataaaaatttatttatctttatatCTCATCTTTTCATACCAtatgataaaattaaaattagattGCATTCacaataaatatcaaaaaattgcTTTGAGTTTTGGTGCTTGCAAATCATATtacattatttttctgttctgaCATTCAACACTTGCAGGTATCTTAGTCTCTAAAAAATAAGATCTCAGCTGTTGCGTTCGATCTATATAGACTAAATGTGATCGAGTAAATTGATGTTTTTCGTATATCAGGTTCTAATCACGAGTGCAAGTCTTGTGCAATTCCTTGGGTTTGAGATTTAGGTTCAACAAGAGAGAGGAACCTACATAGTCAATCAAGCCGGCGATCAATCATCTTCTTTTCTCTCCCTCGTCTTTCTTTAAGCTTATATGTCATGCCAACAAGACGAGACTATGTGAATTAAGTGCAAGAATCAAGCGACAATTAAGTATGGCTTGTGTTGGAGACAACTTGCGGTAGCTTTTGCTATACTACAATTAATTCTGTATCCCGTAACGGCCTTCTCTTACATTGCGAGCGTGCGACGGGTCCGAGGAACGAAATGACCGATTTGCCCATCCCACCACCCTCTAGCTTGTGCTCCTCTATAAATTcctctcttctcttttcctttctccTCTGTGTGGTCGCCGTCGCGTAAGAGAAGGAACAGAGCGTGGTGATCAGAGCGAGGAAGATGTTCTACTCGCACCAGCTCCTCGCGAGGAAGGCTCCTCTCGGCCAGATCTGGTGAGACCCCTCCCTCTCTTATTCTCTGCCTCCGATTCCTTGGACTACTTCGTTTTTGTTATTTGCGAAAAGAGGCATCGGCTGATTGGAGCTCTGGCATCAAGGATGGCGGCCACCATGCGCGCCAAGATGAACAGGAGGAAGCTCGATAAGCttgacatcatcaaaatctggtgTGAGCTTCATCTGAACTCCTCGTTCATTCAACTTCTCCTCTCGTCTGCTTCTTGATCGACGCTCTTTCTCTGGAACCGCAGTGAGGAGATACTGAATCCATCGGTCCCGATGGCCCTCCGCCTCTCCGGCATTCTCATGGGCAAGTTCCAGCCATCTACTTAATCTGATCCATTGCTTTCTATTTTAGACTCGATTTATCTTTCGTTCCTCGACTCCAAACGCTCGATCCATTCGTGGTTTTTGTCAGGCGGCGTGGTGATCGTCTACGAGAGGAAGGTCAAGCTCCTCTATGGTTCGTCCTTATCTAGTCTTGTTACTGCGACGAACTAGGAATTTTTACAAGTTACAGATTTCTCTTGCAACGTTATCTTCTTCGTCTAATTATTTGCTGTAATTTGCAGACGACGTAACGCGATTTCTGGTGATCCTCGAAGTTTCTAGAGCTTTTGTCTCgtgctcttcctcttcctcttccgaaCTCCTTTCCGTTGTGTACGCGAACTTTAATTCGCCGATGATATGACAGGTGGAGATCAATGCGGCGTGGAAGGTGAAAACGGTGTCCGATCCAACCGTCCTTCCCCGCGCAAAAGCCCAGGCcaagtgctctctctctctttctctctctctctctctctctctctctccactccCGTTTCCgtttaaagaaaaaaagacaaTGGGAGAGGAGCTGTTACGAATGATTGGAACCTCACTAAGCGTCGAAGACCGTGAGATGATGATCGGATGGCGATGGGTTGTTTGCAGGTTTGAAGCGGTGACGCTGCCCGAGTACGTGGACATGGAACCGGAGCAGCCCATGATGTTCCCCGACGCGTCCATCGCCACTGCCGCATTCCAACGCATGGTCCGACTCTCCTCCTTTTTACAAATTTGCCACATATTCGACGTTCTCCGCTTTCATGATACCCATCGATCCTTTGTCCAGTTTGCCCCACACGGACGGTGGGGATGAAGCCTTACCATGATAACAAACTCTTAATATCTTACATGACGGAATTGAGCTAATTTCGTAAATAATGGAGAACAGAGACCTGTTTCTTTCTTGGGAACATGAATCGGCCCATGGTCGTATTTGTTCCCTCGTATATTATTACGGTTGGTCGATCTCGAATTCTTGTCGCGCACAGGTTTCAAGGTATCTGAATCAACTGCACGGACAGGATCTCGGATCACATCGTTGAGTGGGATCCCCCCAACCAGTAGAAGTCTAAGCTAATgtcatttttgtttattttttcttaACTATCGGTGGGTGCAGCGATTGGACGATTTGGAAGAACACTATATTAATATTGACCTCAGAGACGATGACCTCGCCGGCAATGATCACCAAGGTCCCTTTATGTGTCTTTCTCCCCTTACCGTTTGTTCTCATGATTCTGCAGTGGCAATGAAGTCTATCTATTTTCCTACTGCAGCGGAGCCTGAAAATATCACGTTATTCGAAACATTTGGATCGGGCGTTGCGGAGACTGATCTTTACAATCATTTTGAGaggtattaaaaattattttcatgaaaATACCATTTGTGAAATTTCAGATTGGCATAATGCTGTGACTAATGTTCTACGACATGGTTTGGTCAATGTAGTAGTAATTTGTTATGTACTTGTAATCGTAcatcttaattaattaattaatccgtaattataaatttatctaaATTATCAGTTAATATTACTTTATTCTGTTcgtatttttattagaaaaagcTTCAACTCGCTATAGTAACAAAGAATTATGTAGGTTTGACGTCGGAGATGACGAGACGCACATCAACTTCACTCCTCAAGAAGAACCGCAGTTTGAGGCTACCCTTATACCCTCTCTGCCGCACGAAGATGAAATTAGAACCTTCACTCATTTGCGTAATCTTCTTAAAAGCTTCTTGTAATTTGATGATCCTTAGATTTAAGTGTGTTCTACGAATTGAATTATCTTACTGTCTTCTAGCAGATAGTGCAGTTGAGAACCATCAGACGGAAGAAAAAGAGGAGCAGAGAGCTAACGTTTTGTATTAGTGAATTCTTTTAGCGTCATCTAAACATACCAAAATATTGTTAGGGTAAACGTTGTTTGTTGTATTAACAGGCCGAGGACGTGCAGCGCCAGCAGCCGGTAAAAAGAAAGGCGCACAGAAAACCTAGCCATCGGATCATGGACGATAGGCAACTCATGATCCCGGGAAACATCTATCAGCTATGGCTTCAGGACACTTCTGATATAGTGTCCAAAAGAGGAAGAACTGTTATGGTTGGTGTTGCAATAAATTTTCCTCTATACCATTGTCTGCAGCGAGGACTTCATCTTTTCTGTAGCCAACTAACCAGTGCGTTTCTACAGCAATGTTTGCGGTCTGTTAATCCTATTCGGTCTACTAAGATATCCAACCTCATGGACTTGCCACCAGTAGCTCTGATTTCTGGTTTGGAGATGTTTCCAGCTAAAGTACATTACCCTTCCCCCCTTATGGAGTTATGGAGAAAATGTACCGAAGTAAATATTTCACCTTCAGGTAATCGTCTATAAGCTGCTCGCATTCAACATTCAGTCATCAGTACTATgagcataaaataaataaaaaagttcTTGCATGTAGGAGATAAATCACCCCCAGCACAGCAGCGGGAAGTTACCGAAACTGTAAGCAACATTCTTCTGGCAATTTACTCTCTTGTCTGACTAATTCAATTCGCATCTAACAAATCATTTACGGAGGTGAAGCTTCTGGAAGAAGTTCAGGGTGAGATAGGGTCCAACAGTCTGGACGTCTCCATCGAAAAGCTCAGAGCCAACCTCGAAAATCTGGATTTCCAGGGATTTGACGATGCATTTAGCATGGATCATTTTGTCACTCCAGGGAGTTCTGGTGAGTTTGATACTTTCATGGGCAATGCCAGACTCTTTTAGGATTCAGGTGATGAAATATCTCTTCGACAACAGCAggacaaagttcaaaatccatgcccAGTTCTGGTTCTGGACATGCCTTTATGCAGTTGGAACCTGAAATACAATTACCTTCTGTAAGGTCAGCAAAataattatagaaaaataaatttagtaAATATTTCTCGGAAAATTGAAATTCACATACTCTTTTAGTTAGAAATTTCTCATAGTGCGAaaatccaatttcttttcgttcTTAATTTCAGGAGGATATGCCACTTTTTTAGTTAAAATGGCCTCACAATATTACGTTACGACTTGACATCTCTGATTCGTTAATCACCGAAATCCTTGTTTCTAACTGTACAGATAGTTGCCATCTCTTGGTTAAACGTGGGAACTAGTAATCTTGTGTTGGAATTTTGAGACAGGTCCAAAAGAAAGCAGCATTCATCATCAAAGAGTTTCAGGAACCTTGATCCAGTTGAAGAGGAGTTGCCGCTGCAGCAAGATGTGAGGGGTTCCAAGATCAGGAGACTATCCGAGACAGGTCCAACCCCTGATTTCGGTATGTAATTTCTAAATCCAAATTCTGTAAATTGATCATTAACCTAGGTACATTAGTTCTACCTCCGGCGATCACTGTTTAAGATTTCGGACAACACCTGTATTCGGCACTTACGATATCTCATATAGAACTGGAGGAAACAGGACCCACTCAAACCCCAGTTACTCCTCCATCAAATCCTGCTGTTGACAACACTACTCTGTTAATCCGCACGTAAGTAAAGAGCCATATGCTTCGATATTAAAGCCATACTACGTACTGTTTACAGGATTAAGATTGCAATAGCTCAATTTACCTCCACCGGTAACATATTAGTGGCATCGGACATGACGGATTACATGCTAATGAACAGGCATCTCAAGTTGCATTTTGATACGCCAGGAGCCCCACAGTCTGAATCACTGAACCAGCTAGCTTTCGGAATGTATAAGAGAAAAGCTGCTCAACTCTTTTACCAAACGTGTGGTATTTAGTTTTCCTTGCTTACGACTCACAACCTTCCTCCAATTTATAGATTACAATGCTCATATATGTTGCAATGCCTTCCTTTCTCATTTGCAGTTCTTGTCACTTGTGACTTCATCAAGGTCCAACAGCATGAGGCATATGGTGACATATCAATCTCAAGAGGGCCCAAGATGTAACACACCCGATCCTTGTAGCAGAATGGGGCAGCTCATTTCTTGCTAGGAAAGAAAAGGTAAAAATCGAAACTACAAGTCTTCTTTGAAAATCTTTAACTTAGTTTACTTTCACGCATTCAATTGTTTTTGACTTGATAGTAACTGTAATTTGAGCCTTACATCTCAAGTATTTTCAAGAATATAAAATCGCAGAATTACAGCCTGAAAACAAATATTTGGCTTGCTTCAGGGCAATAACCATAGGATGTTAGATTGGTAGACAGGATCTTGATAAATGGTGCTTAGGATTTGCCTTTCCACCTTAACAACCATATACTAGCATAGACAGGCAATGATATAATAGCAGACTAAACCTTCCCTCATAGACAAACGCAAACGATTCCTCTATTCCCCAACCAGAGTGACCAAGCACTGGTTTCTAAATCCAAATCACCACATACTCCTCGCCAACCTTTAGCAGTCTTTACAGTTGGACCTCAAGAAGTTACAGGCATACACGGGAACCTCGCCACCCGTCCAACAAACACCCAGCCAAAGTAAAGAAAGCAAGACAGCGGTGGAAGGAACCGACTCCTCTACTTCGTCTTGCACATAGCGAGCTAAATTTCCCTTTTTCAGTTGATGATGGGCATCATAAGATGCTACGATTCGCTCCGTGTAGTTCAAATTTCGAACTGCTCATGGGCCGGGCCATCACTTGCCAAAACCAAAACCGCCGTTTACCCCTCTGCATCTGGTCCAGGCAGGCACGTCGCATGGTCCTGGTCATCTTGCTAATATTTTTAGGCTTTCCAATGGGAGGGTTTAAACTGGGAAGATGTAAATCGTTATCCCAAACTATACCCCGCATCACCATATCTTATCTGAGCCGTCTCTGTGCTGACCCATAGAGGAAAGACTAATAATTTCTCGACATGTTTCTTTCCCACCTCACCCATCCGTGGCGACGGATGGACGTGTGTGTGACTCATCGCGAGAGAGGGAGATGGCGGGCATATTAGTTCAGAACATTGCTATCTGGAATATTCAACAATGAAGTTTATGATCTGAGCACAAGCACACCATATATGACGAGTCGAGCCGGTTCAACTTTCATAAAGGGCGGCTCTTGGTCTGACCAATGCATTTTCCTTTGACATTAAGTTGGCGTGCATCATATTACTTAAATGCATATGTGATGCAGATCATTTCAACCCTAAACTGTGAAGATTATACTACCATGGGAAGTTTCTAGGGTTgacaagaccaaatcaaaattagAACTTCTCGTGAACATTTATTTGAACTCGTAGCTTAAGTAGTCTCTGATCTGTCAATGGTTTACTACGATGTTTTGTACTTTAATTTGGAACTTTATTGCTTCGtattaaaacaaaagaaaagttaGCTCGATAACCTTATACCATGATTTTTGCACCTAGAAATCATGACAGGGGTGTTTCCCTGCTAATTCCTCTGGAAGGATCAATGTACGTCACCGTTCATGATCAGATTCTAGCTTGATCATTATCTGAGCCACTTGTATGGTCCAAGTCTACCATAATCACACCTTGTTTTAAAAGGGAGTCCAAATGGAGGGGCCATGTTTAACTTTTAGGAACATCCTGAAAATTTCTGATATGGTAGAACCAGAGGAATGACAACTTATCCAACTTGCATTACATGTTCCTTCTCACCCTATTGCTCTTCCACAAGTACCAGATTCTTGTCTCCATATCTCTGCACTAACTTTTAAAATACAAATAAATGATATATAGACAGGTACAATTAGGAAAAGAATTTTCTTAGGCTAATCGGAAGTATTAAATAAGCAAACGTAAGCAAATAGGTACATTGAACTTAAATGCCCAAATCTTTGACATTGTTAATCTATATGATAGTCATCACAAATCATGACCTTATAAATTACAATTTCTACGTGACATATTAAATCAGTAGCATAGGCAAATAGACTATGTTAGTAATGGTGCATAATTTAATGGTTAACAGAAGACGTTCGATTACAAACCTCCTTCAGTTTTGATTTATTCGCTATAAGAAAATTGTATCATGTTCGGTGAGGGTGCAACTTTGGTATAGACATGAAGCTTTATGTAACCTATGTTACAAACGCAATCTACACCAAGTAGTAGGCTCGATGCCTTTCTGGCTTTTCTTTGTTTTGCTACACCGTGGAAGGACAATAGCATTTCTTCAAAATCGATATGGGAGGCAAGAGTTGATCGATGTGATGAGTTGCATCTTGGATGTCCCACCAACAGTGTTTAGATCATGATGTTGACGAGGAATTGACATGCAACCAAGAGGAATTGTCTATGTCAACGCATATGCGCGAGCCGGATTATAGTGCCACGTTTCGCGTCTTTACCCTATACGAAAATGTCTACATAGTTTAATATTCGTCTAGCCTAAACATCTGAACCCACAAGTACAATAACACACGGCTTTTATGATAGAATATTCATTTGTCCTTATTGAAATTAATGTACTCTTATaaataccttatatatatatatattgtattttcTTTTCCACCGAAGACTCCTATGTTGATTTTCTCTTTTCAATTGAGATCTCCATTTAACACCTTTTAATCTTTTTATaactttaataataatttttgtatGAATTGTATAACACAAGGCAAAAGTTATACAAAGAAAACTTAGTGACGACGACAACACGAACGACACAatgcaaaaaggaaaaagaaggttGTCTTTTTTAGGAGGAAGAAAGCCCTTGTAAAGGAAACTAATTTGCTCGTTCGCAGGCAGCCATCTGATTGACTCGGACCACCATTCTCCCTTTGTTGATCAATTCCTACCACCTAAAAGAAGGTGGTAGTACATTTGTCGACATTTCCCAATGCTTCCCATCTCCACTACTCTTGAACAATTTACCGACAGGTGAATCTTGATCGATGAAACGCAAGCGAGCTCGCTATCGGTGCTGGATCTGCACACCATAAGCCTCCTCGCTGACCCCATTCTCCAAGTGGAAGAAGAGCAGCAGATGATGATGGCCTCATCACATCCTATAGAAAAGCAACAGTTAAACAAACGACGTTGCTTGCACTACAGTTCAGAATGATTGATTCATATGACCGAGAGGgttcgtgagagagagagagaatccacCAGATCTACACATCTTTCTGCTAAATGCCCAATTTATCAGCCCCACGTATTATTCCATTCAGTCTCTTTCGTCGTCAGCTCACCGGGCGAAGCTAATGCATACTTCCAATTTCATCGTGTCATACATGCACGTCATTTGAGATGATAACATTTACAACCTCAAACCAATAGAATAGGACAACATCATTTCGTTTATACTAGTTTGTTACCATACGTGATTCTTTATAATGCTAATTCTCCGATATGAAGAATCATAGGTTGCCATTGGATGGTATGACGTCGGTGATCAACATCGATCACTTCGTATCATTACATGTCGGTGCTTCGTCAATCAAAAGCGAATATATCCATCCTCCTAAACATGATTGATTGATACAATTCAAACAAGATGATTCAATAATAAAACAGTCGTATCTATTTTTACAGGTCATGTCCTCTTTCTTCAAGAACAAGGAAGATTAGAAGGGACACCACCTTCTCATATATGTCAATATTTTTGGCATCGGTTGGTGACGCGTTTTACGTGGAtctcatatatattttatttggtgGCGGTAGATATTATAATTGAACTAAGGTATGTAGGTAGTTTGTTGGTGGGTGTAGAAGCCCGGTTGTTGAACATCCATCCAATCTTCTATCTCCTTTTCTTCAATTTTGATATACAAACTAATGCACGTATAATTATTTGATTGACACTGATAAAGTCAAACATTTATATTAATGGTAGTCATTTGATTGGATCAATACACATTGGAGACTTTGCTTCTTAATATACGTATATAGTGAATACttt includes:
- the LOC103986475 gene encoding sister chromatid cohesion 1 protein 1, with protein sequence MFYSHQLLARKAPLGQIWMAATMRAKMNRRKLDKLDIIKICEEILNPSVPMALRLSGILMGGVVIVYERKVKLLYDDVTRFLVEINAAWKVKTVSDPTVLPRAKAQAKFEAVTLPEYVDMEPEQPMMFPDASIATAAFQRMRLDDLEEHYINIDLRDDDLAGNDHQAEPENITLFETFGSGVAETDLYNHFERFDVGDDETHINFTPQEEPQFEATLIPSLPHEDEIRTFTHLHSAVENHQTEEKEEQRANAEDVQRQQPVKRKAHRKPSHRIMDDRQLMIPGNIYQLWLQDTSDIVSKRGRTQCLRSVNPIRSTKISNLMDLPPVALISGLEMFPAKVHYPSPLMELWRKCTEVNISPSGDKSPPAQQREVTETLLEEVQGEIGSNSLDVSIEKLRANLENLDFQGFDDAFSMDHFVTPGSSAGQSSKSMPSSGSGHAFMQLEPEIQLPSVRSKRKQHSSSKSFRNLDPVEEELPLQQDVRGSKIRRLSETGPTPDFELEETGPTQTPVTPPSNPAVDNTTLLIRTHLKLHFDTPGAPQSESLNQLAFGMYKRKAAQLFYQTCVLVTCDFIKVQQHEAYGDISISRGPKM